The window TGGAAGAGGGTAAACAATTTTTCAGCGGCTTCGCCCATGTGATCAATGCGATGCGCAAATGTCCCAAACCCATTATTGGCCGGGTTCAAGGCAAAACCGTTGGTGGTGGCGTCGGATTGGCATCGGCCTGCGATTATGTGCATGCTACTGTGGAGGCTGCCATCAAACTATCGGAAATTTCCATTGGAATCGGTCCCTTTGTTATCGCCCCAGCCGTGGAGCGTAAAATGGGAAAAGCTGCATTGGCGGAGCTCACATTGTATCCCACAGAGTGGAAAAATGCCTATTGGGCCAAAGAACAAGGACTTTACGCCAAGGTATATGATTCCATTGCAGATATGGACAAGGAACTGGACATTCACCTGCAGAAATTGGCGACATACAATCCCGAAGCACTTTCTGAAATGAAAAAAGTACTTTGGGAAGGAACGGAGCACTGGGACGACCTATTGCTGGAACGGGCCGAAGCTTCAGGAAGATTGGCACTGTCTCCGAATACTAAAAAAGCATTGGAAAAGTTTAAAAGGTAGTTGAATGCTCCCCAGTTATAAAAATACGTGTCACCCTGAACTAGTTTAAGGGTCTCATGAAAAGATTAGGTGGTAAGATGCTGAATCAAGTTGAGCATGACGATTTTGAACGAGAGAAGAAATAAAAATTTACAAAATGAATGATTTGATATTCCCCATACTCGCGCTCTTTGTGATTGTGGTGTATGTGGTCAACAGAATACGAAGCAACCGACGTTACAAAAAATAATATATACCATATATATTTTATATATTTGTTAGTGTAGCATTTTAGAGACCAAGTTGTATGGAAAACCAGATAAAAAAGTTGGTGGAAGTCGATAAATCCCTTGTGGTAAAACTAAAGGTTCTTTCCGCATTCGAAAACTTGAGCGTTAAAGCCTTAATGGAAAAAGCCATTGTGGAATACGTCAAAAAGAAGGAGCTAGAGCGTTTTGATCAACTTTCAAAAGCGGAAAAGGAAGACCTTGGGCTATTACTTTTGATGCAACAA is drawn from Flagellimonas sp. MMG031 and contains these coding sequences:
- a CDS encoding enoyl-CoA hydratase/isomerase family protein — encoded protein: MTTDRTNGSLYTKIENGIATVEFGHPASNSFVSELLARFTREFEKLAENKEVSVILLKSEGERAFCAGASFDELVAVSNLEEGKQFFSGFAHVINAMRKCPKPIIGRVQGKTVGGGVGLASACDYVHATVEAAIKLSEISIGIGPFVIAPAVERKMGKAALAELTLYPTEWKNAYWAKEQGLYAKVYDSIADMDKELDIHLQKLATYNPEALSEMKKVLWEGTEHWDDLLLERAEASGRLALSPNTKKALEKFKR